The window GGCGCGCCAGGGCTTATTATTGGCGAGGAACTGGCCAAGCGCCTTGGGCTTGGCATGGGCAGCCGCGTGAATCTGCTTTCGCCCTCAGGGCAAAAGACCACCTCAGGCTACGCGCCGCGTGTGCGCCCCTTTGAAGTGGTAGGTATTTTCAAGACTGGCATGTTTGAATACGACTCGTCGCTGGGTTTTGTTACGCTCAACGCCGCGCGCGATGTGCTGGGCCTGCCGGAAAATTATCTTTCGGGCGTAGAACTGACCGTGGCCGATGTTTACAAGGCGGACAAGACCGCTGCCGAAGTTTCAACCGAGCTTGGCTCGCCCTTCTACGTGCGCTCATGGATGGAAATGAACGCCAACCTTTTTGCAGCGCTCAAGCTGGAAAAAATCGGCATGTTCATTCTGCTGGCCATGGTGGTGCTTATCGGTTCTTTCTCTATTGTAACAACCCTGGTCATGCTGGTTATGGAAAAAACGCGCGACATCGCCATTATGATGTCCATGGGCGCCACAAGCAGCATGATACGGCGTATTTTCATGTTTCAGGGAACAATCATCGGGGTTATCGGCACATTGCTTGGCTATGCGTTTGGCCTTTCGCTCGGCTGGCTGCTCAAGCGCTACCAGTTCATCAAACTGCCTGAAAACGTCTATACCCTCGATCATCTGCCCATTATCATCACCCTCTCCGATGTGCTCATCATTGGCGCAAGCGCCATGCTGCTGTGTTTTCTGGCCACCCTTTACCCGGCTCGGCAGGCATCGCGCCTGCAACCGGCAGAAGCCCTGCGCTACGAATAGCCATGTCAGCACTCTATACTTTTTCAAACGTGGGCAAAAAATTTGCCACACCCGGTGAAGAGACCGAGATTATCAAGGATATCAACCTGGTTGTGGAAGAAGGCGAGATGCTCGCCATAGTTGGACAGTCCGGTTCCGGAAAGAGTACCCTCTTGCATCTTATGGGTGCACTTGATACTCCAAGTACGGGCGAGATATGTTTTGAAGGGCGCAACATGGCGCTCATGAGCGCTGACCAGAAAGCTGCCTTTCGCAACAAGACTCTGGGCTTCGTTTTTCAATTTCATCATCTGCTGCCGGAATTTTCAGCCCTCGAAAACGTGGCAATGCCGGCAATTATTGGCGGTGCTAAACAAAGCGCCGTAATGAGCCGTGCGCGTGAAATGCTTGACCGCGTGGGGCTATCGGCGCGTATGGAAAGCAAGATCGCCACTCTCTCGGGCGGCGAACGCCAGCGGGTGGCCATTGCGCGCGCGGTTTTTATGCGACCGCGCGTTCTGTTGGCTGACGAGCCCACCGGCAATCTGGATGAAGTTACGGGAGCGCAGGTGGGCGCTCTCATGAACGAACTCAACCGTGAATTGGGCATGACCCTCGTTGTTGTAACGCACAACCGAGAGCTGGCCGCAGGCATGGGCAGAACCCTGGAACTGAAAGCGGGGACATTGTATGAAAAGATTTTTGAATAACGTACTGTGCAAAGCCCTGTGCCTTGCCGTGCTGGCCTGCGCCACCCTGGCGCTTCCGGGTGGAGCCGTAGCGGCAGAAGGGCCCCTTGTGCTTGTTCTGCCCTTTCAGGTGAACGCCGGGCCGGAAATGCCCAACGCCTCGCAGGATGTGCCTCAGGCGATTGCCGATCAGCTCAAGCAGAACGGCATGCGCACTGTTCCCATGGAAACCGCCCGCGTTTTGCAGCGCAACAGCGGTGAATCCATTGACCTTGCCACCGCCCGCGAGCTTGGCCGCAAGGCCGGAGCGCGCATGGTCATTTACGGCAAGTTCAATCAGCTTGGTCAGGGCTTTTCCATGGACACGCGCATTGTGCCTGTCTATGAGGGCGAAGCCGTCCCCGCCGGATTTGAGCGTAACTCGCTGACCTCGCTGAACGAGTGCGCCGCTGTGCTGGCCAAACGTGCGGCAGAAATTTCCAATCCCGCCACCGCCGCCGAGGCCGCGCCCCAAAAAAACGATGCGCCGGCGACCCTTGTTCCCATGAACGCCCCCACCTCTGCCCACGGCGGGCTTGCCGATGTGCAGGTACGCGGCATGAAGGTGCTTGACCCCGATACAGTGCTCATGCGCCTCACCATCCGCAAGGGCGACAGCCCGGACGCCACGGCCATCAACGAAGAAGTAAAGCGCATATGGGATATGGGCTACTTCAGCGATGTGCAGGCCACGCTTGAAGGCAACGTGCTTGTGTTCACCGTGGTTGAAAAGCCGCGCATCGACAACATCGTTGTTGACGGTTCGGACAAGGTCAGCAAGGACGACGTGCTTGCGGCCATGGGCACCAAGAGCGGCAGTGTTCTGAACGAACAGGTGCTTTCGGACGACCTCCAGAAAATCAGCGAACTGTACCACAAGGAAGGCTTTTACCTTGCCAAGGTCACCTACCGTCTTGAAGACCGTCAGGGTGGGCGCGGCGCAGTGCTGGTGATCAGCGTTACCGAAGGCAACAAGCTTTATATCAGAGACGTCAAGATTGAAGGCCTCAACAAGCTCAATCGCGGCGATCTTGACAAATACATGGCCCTCAAGACACGCGGCATTTTCTCGTGGCTGACGGGTACCGGCGTGCTCAAGGACGAATACCTGGAGCGCGACACCAACGCCATTGCCGCCTTTGG is drawn from Desulfovibrio desulfuricans and contains these coding sequences:
- a CDS encoding lipoprotein-releasing ABC transporter permease subunit, with amino-acid sequence MSFELFVALRYLFSRRKQTFIYIISIMSILGVAIGVGALVVVLGVYNGLTTDMRDKILGANAHAIVMSYIPSAFENRSDLLDRVRSVKGVTGATPFIYTEVMLSAGGGVKGVVLRGIDPKSAPAVLSMLRQMRVGSAADLEREGAPGLIIGEELAKRLGLGMGSRVNLLSPSGQKTTSGYAPRVRPFEVVGIFKTGMFEYDSSLGFVTLNAARDVLGLPENYLSGVELTVADVYKADKTAAEVSTELGSPFYVRSWMEMNANLFAALKLEKIGMFILLAMVVLIGSFSIVTTLVMLVMEKTRDIAIMMSMGATSSMIRRIFMFQGTIIGVIGTLLGYAFGLSLGWLLKRYQFIKLPENVYTLDHLPIIITLSDVLIIGASAMLLCFLATLYPARQASRLQPAEALRYE
- a CDS encoding ABC transporter ATP-binding protein, with amino-acid sequence MSALYTFSNVGKKFATPGEETEIIKDINLVVEEGEMLAIVGQSGSGKSTLLHLMGALDTPSTGEICFEGRNMALMSADQKAAFRNKTLGFVFQFHHLLPEFSALENVAMPAIIGGAKQSAVMSRAREMLDRVGLSARMESKIATLSGGERQRVAIARAVFMRPRVLLADEPTGNLDEVTGAQVGALMNELNRELGMTLVVVTHNRELAAGMGRTLELKAGTLYEKIFE